The Cucurbita pepo subsp. pepo cultivar mu-cu-16 chromosome LG08, ASM280686v2, whole genome shotgun sequence genome contains a region encoding:
- the LOC111799690 gene encoding dehydration-responsive element-binding protein 2F-like — protein sequence MDSGSRDKKSHSPLLKPWKKGPSRGKGGPLNASCEYRGVRQRTWGKWVAEIREPKKRTRLWLGSFATAEEAAMAYDQAATRLYGPDAYLNLPHLQPNSSAAKSNIFKWVPSKNFISMFPHHRPAGFMLNLNAQPSVHLIHQRLQQLQTSRGFLTPSKKVEDKRETEGEKDDEAPVDDEAVTTTTTIRAVEEKPQIDLNEFLQQLGIMKEEEEKVIESSEGEEGNGGCCLGSESSNNNLKDHYSDELEVLSDKSFNWDSIMDVHANIEDLHHHHHHQIGNFEVYDYVYNYEDDLSFPNSIWDFQEDHSTGIIP from the exons ATGGATAGCGGCAGCAGAGACAAAAAATCCCACTCTCCACTTCTTAAGCCATGGAAGAAAGGCCCTTCCCGAGGCAAAGGCGGCCCTCTCAACGCCTCCTGCGAGTACCGTGGCGTCCGGCAGCGGACTTGGGGCAAGTGGGTGGCTGAGATCCGCGAGCCCAAGAAGCGCACCAGGCTCTGGCTGGGCTCCTTCGCCACTGCTGAAGAGGCCGCCATGGCTTATGATCAAGCTGCCACTAGACTCTATGGCCCTGATGCTTATCTCAATCTTCCCCACTTGCAGCCAAATTCTAGTGCTGCTAAATCTAATATCTTCAAATGGGTTCCTTCTAAAAACTTCATTTCTATGTTCCCTCATCATCGCCCTGCCGGTTTCATGCTTAATCTCAATGCTCAGCCTAGTGTTCATCTCATTCATCAGAGGCTTCAGCAGCTTCAAACCTCTCGTGGCTTTCTCACTCCTTCCAAG aaagttgaagacaagagagaaacagagggAGAGAAGGACGATGAAGCGCCGGTGGACGACGAGGCggtgacgacgacgacgacaatAAGAGCTGTGGAAGAGAAACCACAAATTGATCTAAACGAGTTTCTACAACAACTTGGGAttatgaaagaagaagaggagaaagtGATTGAATCATCAGAAGGAGAGGAAGGGAATGGAGGCTGTTGTTTGGGATCAGAATCatctaataataatttgaaagatCATTACAGCGATGAACTTGAAGTACTTAGTGACAAAAGCTTTAACTGGGATTCCATAATGGACGTGCATGCCAATATTGAAGATCTTCATcaccaccatcatcatcaaattGGAAACTTTGAAGTTTATGATTATGTTTATAACTACGAAGATGATCTAAGTTTTCCCAACTCCATTTGGGATTTTCAAGAGGACCATTCCACCGGAATCATACCTTGA